Below is a genomic region from uncultured Erythrobacter sp..
CAGCCATGACGCTGCCACCGCGCGACACGCGGATCTTGCGATCATTGTCCTCGACTTCGATTTCAGTGAGCCCGGTTTCGCCCAGCATCTCGGCCAGTTCACGAACCAGTGCAGTGTCGATATTCATGCCGGATTTGACCCCGGCGCTTGGCTTCTTGGTAGCCATGCAATCCCCTATTTTGATTTCAGGCGTGACTATTCACGCCAATTGCGGCTGGCAAGTGGCAAATGACACATTTGTTGCAATTTTGCGGCGTGTCCCAAGTGGGGTCAAACTTCGCCTGACGCTACGGATTCCAGCGCAAGGCGGTAGGAATCGGCGCCATGCCCTTCGAAAGTCTTGGCCGCCGCCATTCCGACATAAGACAGGTGGCGGAATTCTTCTCGCGTTTTTGGATCAGAAAGATGCACTTCTATAACCGGAGTGGTTATCGCCTTGATCGCGTCGAGCAATGCAATCGAAGTATGCGTGTAAGCCGCCGCATTGAGCAAAACCGCGCGCGCACCTTCGGCCTGCGCCTCGTGGAGCCAATCGACCAGCATCCCTTCATGATTGGTCTGGCGCATGTCGATGGTAAAGCCAAGCTCGCTTGCACGATCCTCCAGCATCCCAGCAATCTCGTCGAGCGTGGTCGAGCCGTAAATCTCAGGCTCGCGCAGGCCGAGCAGGTTTAAGTTCGGGCCGTTGAGGACGTAGATGGTATTGGAAGTCTGGTTCATGCCTGTCGGAGCTAGCCGCTGGCGTCGCGTTTGGGAAGATTCCGTGGTAGTATGATCGCAAGTGTTTGGGGGAATTGTTATGAAACGCATTCTTGGAATAGCTTTGGCAGCAGCAATAGCCGGACAAGCCGCGCCGCTTGCCGCGGAAAACTACGCCGAAACCGCCGCACAACTGGCGAATGCTATCCGGACCGGCGACACCGATACGCAGCGTGAGACTTTGCCGCCGCTCACCACACCAGAATATGCCGAGATTGCCGATCTTGCGAATTGCGACGCCTATATGGGCTCGGCCGGGGGTGCGGAATATCTGGTGATCGACTGGATCTGCCCGTCTGTTTCCGGAGAGTCAGAGCGCAAGCGATCAACCCTGATGCTGTTCGATGATCACGGCGAATTGTTGGGCTTTGCGATCAATGCGAGGATTGGCGATCTCGCTCCTAGCGAAGCCGCTTTGACAAGCACCGATTTGCCAATGCCGCGATCGTTGTTGCGCGATTTTGCCGAAGCGGTGACAAGTGGCGAAGACGCTTCGCTGGGCGGGTTGATCAATCTGGGGGAATTCGAATTGGCCCGGCTGGCGCTCTATCGCAGCGGAAATTTCCGCGTCTCGCGTTCCAGGCTGAATGGCAATTACCACGTCCTCTTTTACGAGGGCAGTAGGCGGTCCGGCCTTAGAAGCCGTGCCGTCTT
It encodes:
- a CDS encoding type II 3-dehydroquinate dehydratase — encoded protein: MNQTSNTIYVLNGPNLNLLGLREPEIYGSTTLDEIAGMLEDRASELGFTIDMRQTNHEGMLVDWLHEAQAEGARAVLLNAAAYTHTSIALLDAIKAITTPVIEVHLSDPKTREEFRHLSYVGMAAAKTFEGHGADSYRLALESVASGEV